A DNA window from Zingiber officinale cultivar Zhangliang chromosome 3A, Zo_v1.1, whole genome shotgun sequence contains the following coding sequences:
- the LOC122051849 gene encoding leucine-rich repeat receptor protein kinase HPCA1-like, which translates to MEGFCLLLMCFACLRLSFCATDSQDVSALKSLANQWRNTPPSWSKSNDPCGDAWEGVLCSASRVTGLRLFSMGIEGTLSSDIQRLTELEELDLSFNLNLGGPLPPSIGNLTKLKTLRLIGCKFSDQIPDEIGNLLSVTVLSLNSNKFSGEIPASLGRLFNLNWFDLADNQLSGHLPDSTSQAWGLDQLLNTSHFHLNKNQLSGPIPNNFFSLDMKAIHILLDHNNFSGPIPDSIGFVQSLEVLRLDSNFLYGTIPSGISNLTSLNVLNLANNKLSGMLPDLTGMTALNYLDLSNNSFSQSVAPSWFSDLQNLTTLNIESGNLQGDVPQTIFSFPGLQQVKLDDNEFTGDLNMGNNISRELKVVNFENNKLRSVTLSSNYNNSIILLGNPVCSNALLQGTSYCNLQQDSTTSFSSVDCSNPYEGSIICRAPSFSDISNNLQPMWNVVVDNLNGTPVAYSLGSYFFDGNAYLQVQLKMCSKNKRDFTRSQILQWFDLNSQSLLLPEMYGPCHFNPSPYVFQKKANRSLVIALVAGSVAAALIIAGLGTYAYWQKKRAKNAINLNNPFASWGSAGDDAGDAPQLKLARCFSLDEIKRFTNNFSTDNEIGSGGYGKVYKGNLSDGQIVAIKRSQKGSKQGGLEFKTEIEMLSRVHHKNLVELVGFCFEKGERMLVYEYISNGTLSDNLSGSNDLKLDWKRRLNIALGSARGLAYLHDLAKPPIIHRDVKSSNILLDDNLTAKVADFGLSMLLLDSDRGHVSTTVKGTLGYLDPEYFMTQQLTAKSDVYSFGVVMLELIAKGKYIVREVRTLLDKSEKELYGLKDIIDPALVEDGCLIGFWRFVELALQCVEDSSDDRPTMNDIIKEIENILKDDELKEKPNPAYPSATFAEHANGAPIQVYDEMLLGREVNTRSDTTRSDRYMYSE; encoded by the exons ATGGAGGGGTTTTGTCTGCTGTTGATGTGCTTTGCCTGTCTTAGACTTAGCTTCTGCGCAACAGATTCACAGGATG TTTCTGCTCTCAAATCTCTGGCTAACCAATGGAGGAACACACCTCCAAGCTGGAGCAAATCCAATGATCCTTGTGGTGATGCCTGGGAAGGTGTGCTCTGCTCGGCTTCAAGGGTAACCGGCCT GAGGCTATTCAGCATGGGCATTGAAGGAACTTTGAGCAGTGACATACAAAGGCTGACAGAGTTGGAAGAATT AGATCTTTCATTTAACCTAAATCTTGGCGGTCCACTTCCTCCGAGCATTGGGAACTTGACGAAGCTTAAAACTTT GAGATTGATTGGTTGCAAGTTCAGTGATCAGATCCCTGATGAAATAGGCAACCTACTTAGCGTCACTGTGTT ATCACTAAACTCCAACAAATTCAGTGGTGAAATACCTGCTTCTCTTGGTAGACTCTTCAATCTCAACTGGTTCGACCTTGCTGATAATCAATTGTCTGGACATCTCCCAGATTCAACAAGTCAAGCTTGGGGATTAGATCAGCTTCTAAATACCTCTCATTT CCATTTGAACAAGAACCAGTTATCAGGACCAATTCCAAATAACTTTTTCAGCCTCGACATGAAAGCTATACATAT ACTTCTGGACCATAACAACTTTTCTGGGCCAATTCCAGACTCCATAGGTTTTGTCCAATCACTTGAAGTCCT CCGTCTCGATAGCAATTTCTTATATGGAACCATTCCTTCTGGGATTAGTAACCTCACATCCCTCAATGTCCT AAACCTAGCGAACAACAAACTATCTGGAATGTTGCCAGACCTAACTGGAATGACCGCCCTCAACTATCT GGATTTAAGTAACAACTCATTCAGTCAATCTGTAGCTCCATCATGGTTCTCAGATCTGCAAAATCTCACAACCCT AAATATAGAATCAGGGAACCTTCAAGGAGATGTGCCGCAAACAATCTTTAGCTTTCCCGGGCTTCAACAAGT GAAGCTTGATGATAATGAATTCACTGGTGATCTCAACATGGGTAACAACATTAGTAGGGAGCTGAAAGTGGTAAACTTTGAGAACAATAAGTTGCGATCAGTTACACTCTCTTCCAACTATAACAATTCTATAAT ACTTTTGGGGAATCCAGTTTGTAGTAATGCTCTGCTACAAGGGACATCATATTGTAATCTTCAACAAGACTCAACGACTTCTTTCTCGAGCGTTGATTGCTCAAATCCTTATGAAGGCTCAATTATTTGCAGAGCACCTTCCTTTAGTGACATTAGCAATAATCTTCAACCAATGTGGAATGTAGTGGTCGATAATCTTAATGGCACTCCAGTTGCCTACTCTCTCGGAAGTTATTTCTTTGATGGTAATGCATATCTTCAAGTACAGCTAAAAATGTGCtctaaaaataaaagagactTTACCAGGAGCCAGATACTGCAATGGTTTGATTTGAACAGCCAAAGCCTCTTGCTTCCTGAAATGTATGGGCCATGCCATTTCAATCCTTCGCCGTATGTGTTCCAGAAAAAGG CAAATCGATCTTTAGTCATTGCACTAGTAGCTGGATCTGTTGCTGCAGCATTGATCATCGCGGGGCTCGGAACCTATGCATATTGGCAGAAAAAGAGAGCTAAAAATGCCATCAATCTGAACAACCCTTTTG CATCATGGGGCTCAGCTGGTGACGATGCAGGAGATGCGCCACAGCTTAAACTAGCAAGATGTTTTTCTCTAGATGAAATTAAAAGGTTCACAAACAATTTCTCGACAGACAATGAAATTGGATCAGGTGGATATGGAAAG GTCTACAAGGGAAACCTTTCAGATGGGCAGATAGTTGCAATCAAGAGATCTCAGAAGGGTTCCAAACAAGGTGGACTTGAATTCAAGACCGAGATCGAGATGTTGTCCAGGGTGCACCACAAGAACCTTGTGGAACTTGTAGGATTCTGCTTCGAGAAGGGCGAAAGGATGCTGGTGTATGAGTACATCTCCAATGGAACTTTATCTGATAACTTGTCTG GAAGTAATGATCTGAAATTGGATTGGAAAAGAAGACTTAATATAGCTTTGGGTTCAGCTAGGGGATTGGCTTATCTACATGATCTCGCTAAACCTCCGATAATCCACAGGGATGTCAAATCGAGCAACATCCTTTTGGATGATAACTTGACTGccaaagttgctgattttggtctCTCAATGTTGTTGTTGGACAGCGATCGAGGCCACGTCTCTACTACCGTTAAGGGAACACTG GGTTACCTTGATCCTGAATACTTCATGACCCAACAATTGACAGCCAAAAGTGATGTTTATAGCTTCGGAGTCGTAATGTTGGAGTTGATAGCGAAGGGTAAATACATCGTTCGCGAGGTGAGGACACTACTGGACAAGAGTGAGAAAGAACTCTATGGCCTAAAGGACATAATTGATCCAGCCCTTGTTGAAGATGGATGTCTCATTGGCTTCTGGAGGTTTGTGGAATTGGCTTTGCAATGCGTCGAAGACTCATCAGACGATCGTCCGACGATGAACGATATAATAAAGGAGATCGAGAACATACTGAAAGATGATGAACTGAAGGAGAAACCAAATCCAGCATATCCATCTGCCACCTTCGCTGAACATGCAAATGGTGCTCCCATTCAAGTTTACGATGAGATGCTCCTTGGTAGGGAAGTAAACACCAGAAGTGACACCACTCGGAGTGATAGATACATGTACTCAGAGTGA
- the LOC122051850 gene encoding autophagy-related protein 18d-like, whose protein sequence is MSSTISTRNINPPMRIASLEPSQPWLSSATSQMDPTDSDDSNQSELLSVTWNQDYGCFSVGTSNGFRIYNCNTFKETFRRDLKSGGFGIVEMFFRSNILALVGSGSNTQYPPNKVVIWDDHQSRCIGEFTYRSDVRGVKLRRDRIVIVLEHKIYVYDFTDLKLLHQIETLSNPKGLCCLSHHSSTSVLAYPGLHRGDVRVEHFGLKMTKSFSAHDSQISCMTLTLDGLLLATASTKGTLIRIFNTMDGTQLQEVRRGLDRAEIYSIALSPNVQWLVVSSDKGTIHVFSLRVRVAGEDASTQLAYAQAPGIAHQNSSSSLNALVSTNTGTNTNSSLHFMRGVLPKYFSSEWSFAQFHLPEVTRYIAAFGSQNSVMIVGMDGSFCRCSFDLVNGGQMLQEEYVRFLETDSRRLKSTSN, encoded by the exons ATGAGCTCAACAATTTCAACAAGGAACATTAATCCACCAATGAGGATTGCCTCATTGGAACCATCACAGCCATGGCTATCTTCAGCTACTAGTCAAATGGACCCAACTGACAGTGATGATAGTAATCAAAGTGAGCTGCTATCAGTGACTTGGAATCAAGACTATGGATGCTTTTCAGTTGGAACAAGCAATGGTTTCAGGATTTATAACTGCAACACTTTCAAAGAAACCTTTAGGAGAGATTTGAAAAGTGGGGGCTTTGGCATTGTTGAAATGTTTTTTCGTTCCAATATCCTAGCTCTCGTAGGCAGTGGTTCCAATACACAATATCCACCTAACAAAGTAGTGATCTGGGATGATCATCAGAGTCGTTGCATTGGCGAATTTACATATAGATCTGATGTCCGAGGAGTGAAACTAAGACGAGATCGTATTGTCATAGTTCTTGAGCATAAGATTTATGTATATGATTTCACAGACCTGAAGCTACTTCATCAAATAGAGACTCTATCTAATCCTAAAGGACTTTGTTGTCTCTCACATCATTCCAGCACCTCTGTGTTGGCATACCCTGGTTTGCATCGGGGAGATGTCCGAGTTGAACATTTTGGTTTGAAGATGACAAAATCTTTTAGTGCTCATGATTCTCAGATATCTTGTATGACTCTTACCTTGGATGGGCTACTTCTAGCCACTGCAAGCACAAAAGGCACATTGATCAGAATATTTAACACCATGGATGGTACACAACTGCAAGAG GTACGCAGAGGACTAGATAGAGCTGAAATATATAGCATTGCCCTTTCTCCAAATGTACAGTGGCTGGTTGTTTCAAGTGACAAAGGAACTATTCATGTGTTTAGTCTTCGAGTTAGAGTGGCTGGAGAAGATGCTTCCACCCAACTTGCATATGCTCAAGCTCCAGGAATTGCTCATCAGAACTCTTCTAGTAGTCTCAATGCCCTTGTATCTACAAACACTGGAACGAATACCAACTCATCACTGCATTTCATGAGAG GTGTCTTGCCTAAGTATTTCAGTTCTGAATGGTCTTTTGCTCAGTTTCACTTGCCAGAGGTTACTCGTTATATTGCTGCATTTGGATCACAAAACTCGGTTATGATTGTTGGCATGGATGGCAG CTTCTGTAGGTGCAGCTTCGACTTAGTGAATGGTGGCCAGATGTTACAGGAGGAATACGTGCGGTTTTTGGAAACTGATTCCCGCCGGCTAAAGTCAACATCAAACTGA